From Oenanthe melanoleuca isolate GR-GAL-2019-014 chromosome 4, OMel1.0, whole genome shotgun sequence:
CCTACAGTGAACAAAGTTCTGTTGCTAGTCCCAGGCAGGTCAAAACTGAGGtttgagagcagcagtgaagaaGGCCTCTGATATTTTTGGATCACTAGTAACACAGCAGAAATCTCAAAAAACAGTATAAACTGGAGAACTGAGGGAAAAGACAGGACCTAAATATTCAGAGGGAATTCTGTCTCTGGTACTCTCGTGGTCATGAGTAAGTGTAAGGCAGCTGTTTGGACTCATCCCTACCCCCAAAAATCAGTCCTGACAGTTACATACTTTGGTTTTACctctgaataaaaaataaataaaactctccatgaaaatgaagtattttagCTGTATTGTGAAATGATAAACAAGCTGAAGCCAGGAGAAGTTTGTTTCAGTAGATGTGTACCTTGTACATGTGGTTTCAAAACTCAGAATTGCACAGGCATAAACCTGATATTGTCATATATGTAATCTTTTAAATactgtttaggtttttttttccttctgaaaggcTCATTGTGACTGTAAAATAGGAATAAGATTGTGAAACTATTCTAAGTTGAGGTGGTTAAGAGTTTaaatttgctgtttaaaaatatctagGTTGCAGATGtagtgttttgtgttttcctaggcagctgtttattttttataaaaaaatgaagttagGATGAAAAATAGTGTGATAAAATGATGAGTCAGGTTGTCAACAGCCAAAAAATTCTAACAGGTATATATGCTAGAATAATGcgtatttttatttttgcaacatCTGACTCATGATTTTGATTATGTATTCTGCGAAGTTCAAAGTTTTCTTACACAAAGAGAGAGCTATATGAAACAAGCATGcttcaaataattttacttcAATTGTAGTAACAGGTTTTGGAGTTTAAATCATTAACAACCTCTGTGTGAACTTTTATCCAAATGACTGCAAGTCACAAAGAGAGCACTTCTCTTTCACGGAGTACCTTTTGTGCTTTAGTGAGACCCAATccctcttctattttttttctccaccttCATGTCTGTCTTTGAAGAAAGATGTGTGATTTGTGAAGTAATGAGAGTATGTATCAGTTAATGAAAGCTGCTATCCTGGCTTCATAATGCACACTGGAATTGCTTCAGGATAAGGCTTCCTATACCTGcattacagcaggaaaaaaaaaaaaaaagaaaagtaaatttcagAAGTCCAGATTGCTGTGTGTACTGTAGAAGTATCATGTAGCAGTTAAATCAACCATTAGGGGTGACCTAATCTTGATTTCCTCccccctccacacacacactctcaaGGAGTTGTGATTACCCTTCTGCTTGTATTCTTTCCACTTTTTAAAACCTGCACTAGAAATTGTCAGAATACCAACTTGCCCACCTTTCTTTCTGGCTTATTTTGGGTTCTTGTTTTGGCCTGGAGGGAGTTGTGTATAAAGCAGCCTCTCCCTCCCACACCGAATTTCGGCTGCATAAAGCCCTTCGGCCCCTGTGCTTTGTGAAGGGATAACTGAGCCCATCCAAGTAATTCTATGGGGTTAGCTATGTACACCACcacaattttgcttttctaacaCAGGAAGACAAAACGccttaatttggaaaaaaaaaaaaaaaaaaaggtttatatCATTATTTTTACAACGAGGAGATTGCAGTGCGAATGGTCGAGACCCACAAATTCAAacacacacctttttttttgttgttgttttttatttttatttttttaaattattattatttatttatttatttatttatttatttattttaagagcGGATTAGCAGCGGGTGCAGGACCGGGGCAGCGCATCCTCCGCCGCCGCGCAGCGCCGCGCCCGGAGCCCGCGGGGAGCGAGGGCACCGTCCCCTGTGCTCCGGCGGGGCGCGCGTGTGTCCGTGCGTGTGTCTGTGCGTGTGCCCGCCCGCCGGGGCTGTGCGGGGGTGTGTGCGGTGTCCCTGCCCGCCCGCGGGCGCGCCGggagcgccgccgccgccgctgcccttTGATCCCGGCGTTAGTGTTAGTTAGGGGCCGGGAGGAGCGCGAGGCGCAGCCCTCGGCACCGCCGCGCCAGCCCTCGCCCCGGCACGGCGCCcggcgcccgcccgcccgccgggaACACATCCCCGGCCGCTGAGGGATACTGCGACCGGGGACAAGCCAGGTGCACGACCGGGTTgcgggggggtgggggggtggggggtgggggggagaggaaaagaaagagacagGGGGAGAGCGAGCCCTTCGCGGTGGCTCCGAGAAAACCGGCTTCAAGCCCCCTTTCCCCCGGCGAAGAGGGAAAACCCGCCCCGGTTAGCAGCTCCCCCGGGGGCCCCGGCTTTGTGCCTGTCCGTGCCCCCCCCTCCCGGTCTTATTTGATCTCCCGTTAAACCAAGGAGGAGAATgtgaaaaaagggggaaaatgcccaggaggaagcaggagcagcccaagCGCCTCTCTTCACGTAAGTGCCCCCTCTTTTTGccattttctccttcctcctctccccgtctccttcccctctgcagccGCCTCCGTCGTTTCGTGCATTAGTTTAGGGTTACAGAGGTGAAACTGACAAAGACACAGCCTGGGTTATTCCTCTTTTAGGTCTGAGCTAAGGCAGCCATGTTGGTGATGAACAGCCTTGTgcccttttaatttttcctctctctcctttccccccttCTTTCTTCGCGTCTCTCgccctttcctccctctccctcccctcgCCCGTGATTGTGCATTTGTGCTaaggggggggtgggggggggcGGTGTGGGTTTCTCTTTGGGGCCAGAGGGAGGGGGGTCTGTTTTattggggtggggaggggggctAAGCACGGGAGGGGAGGGCGGCGAGAGGGGAAGCGGCTGCTGGCGTCTTGTGCGGAACCAGCCGAGAGGTCTGTCCCCGGCTAAAGGTtgcggcg
This genomic window contains:
- the LOC130251982 gene encoding uncharacterized protein LOC130251982 — its product is MEPRAAPPKPESRLARLTLHFTAARRSPEPAAASSPCSAGTSPATVCLPAAPSHAAGGGPGPSGVALGSVWGAPPAPSAAAARLPPLPGRPAPPQPLAGDRPLGWFRTRRQQPLPLSPPSPPVLSPPPHPNKTDPPPSGPKEKPTPPPPTPPLAQMHNHGRGEGEGGKGERREERRGERRERKN